AACCGAGCCGCATATAGGTACTGACCGCCTCGCACCGGAAGTGCTGACGCTAACAACATATGAGGTATGTTAGCCAGCATAACCGCTAGGCCAGCAAGTAGAAACGACACAGGCACCCCCGGCCCCGCCACCCCCACCGCAACACCCGTTAGAGTGAATACACCGGCACCGATAATAGCGCCGGCCGCCATCAAAGTAGCATCTATGGCTGTCATTTTACTACCCTTATTGTTCAACCAAATCTCTCTCCTTTCAGGCTAAAAATTAGAAAGCCTCGGAGAAACCATAAGCCCCTTAAGGAGACTAATCCTCTACGGATCAGATCAAATTCGCTGGCTGACCGCCAACACAAAACCTGGTACGTATACGAGTGACTCAGGAGGGATTTCTTCCCTTGACGAAAATCTTCTGGAGGCTGCCCGGAGCTTATGGGCAGCCTCTCCTTAGGTTGCTTTGGCTTCACTGCCTTTCTTAAATTGCAGTTCGTTGTAACGGAAGAAGCCTCTATTCAGATACCCACGACGGATCGTAAGCACTCATTTCTTCTATTAGGTTAGTACCCTCATTCTTTAGCTTGTTAACCCGCAAATAGAAGTAGAGAATCCCGCCACCATAAAAAGCCACTATGCCTAAAATAGTAGGCAATGTTAGGGTCAAGAACAAATTGTAGCTAAGGAAAAAGGTTAGACCAATATTAGCCAGTACCAGTGTCCAGGTTAGCCAGGTAGGCATTTTGAACCATGCCTGTTCAAATTTCTTCGGCAGCTTACTAGGTGCAACAAGCGCTGGCAAAGTAGCCAAAAGGCCAAGCAGCATTCCAGGTGCATTCAATACCGCAAACACATAATCTAGTGGCAATTCCAGTAAAATTGGCGTCAATCCTATTGCACCCATTATTATGATGATACGATATGGAACGCCGTATTTATTTGTCACCTTCAACCACTCGGGAAACATGCCGTCATCAGCCGCTGCCCAGATAGCACGGCTAATGTCCATGAGGAAAGCCAATATCGTTGTAAGCACTGCAAAAAGTGCCCCACCTATTACAAAAAAGTTGAACGCCCATGAAGGCATATACGCCTTAGCAGCGACAGACAACGGCTGCTGAATCATCTGCTCCCAAGGTACCACACCCACGGCAACCATTGCCACAAGAGCGTACAACAAGGATACACCCATTGTAGAAACAGCAATAGAACGAGGAACTGTTCTACCGGCGTTTTCTATTTCACCGGCCAGATTTACCACGGCAGTACCGCCGTATGCAGCCGACCGCACATAGCTAACACCCACCAAAATACCTGCAAGACCTTTAACAGAAAACATATCCTTAAATGACCAATACTTCATATAAGGAATTCCCATTGCTACAAAAAGTGCCAGGGCAACTAGTACCAGAATAACCATAGCATTTTGCACCTTAGCAGATGTTTTAACATTAAGCAAGCAGGCACCGGTTAAACCTATTACCGTAATAGCACCTGCCATCTTAGGAGTAAGCGCGGGAATGATAGCAGGAAGGTATTGACCGGCAGATATGCCCAAAACGCTCAAATATATACACTCAAGAACAAGATTCCACACCAGAAGAAAGCCAAAAAGGGGGCTAACAAACCGAGCAACATGTAGATATTGAGCACCTCTGGCCGGAAGAGCTGACGAAACAACCATGTAAGGTAGATTGACCATCATAGCTGCCAAACCGGCAATTAAGAATGAAATAGGAACCCCTGGCCCAGCAGCCCCTACCGCAACACCTGTCATGCTAAACACACCTGCACCAATAATAGCGCCAACTGACATCAAAATAGCATCCATCGGCTTCATTTTGTTACTTTGATTAGCCATACATCAATCTCTCCCTTCATTTACAAAGCTTAGAATTTAGACAACCATTTCTTCATATGTCATTTTATCCCGTCATCGTTAAAAGGCTTTTGTTTCAACAGGTACATATAATACCAACAACACTGAACTACCTTATACGGCAAGTCCATGTGATAACAGGTTTTCTAGGTGTCAGTTAATCGCCACCAGCCATAAATGTTATGGCGATTAACTGACAAGATCTCATTTAGCGCTACTGCGCTTCTTTACATTTCAGGCTTAAACAACTGCCAAGCTGCATCCCGTTCGTAAATCCCGTCGGCTTTTGCCTTTTCAAAAGTCAAGCGAACATCTTCACGGATGACATCACTAATTCGTTTTAAGGCACCTTCAGGAGTAGCAGGGCATTTCCCGCTTTCAATGGAGTT
The Bacillota bacterium DNA segment above includes these coding regions:
- a CDS encoding amino acid permease, producing MANQSNKMKPMDAILMSVGAIIGAGVFSMTGVAVGAAGPGVPISFLIAGLAAMMVNLPYMVVSSALPARGAQYLHVARFVSPLFGFLLVWNLVLECIYLSVLGISAGQYLPAIIPALTPKMAGAITVIGLTGACLLNVKTSAKVQNAMVILVLVALALFVAMGIPYMKYWSFKDMFSVKGLAGILVGVSYVRSAAYGGTAVVNLAGEIENAGRTVPRSIAVSTMGVSLLYALVAMVAVGVVPWEQMIQQPLSVAAKAYMPSWAFNFFVIGGALFAVLTTILAFLMDISRAIWAAADDGMFPEWLKVTNKYGVPYRIIIIMGAIGLTPILLELPLDYVFAVLNAPGMLLGLLATLPALVAPSKLPKKFEQAWFKMPTWLTWTLVLANIGLTFFLSYNLFLTLTLPTILGIVAFYGGGILYFYLRVNKLKNEGTNLIEEMSAYDPSWVSE